The Parafrankia irregularis genome contains the following window.
GCAGGTGCAGCACCATGCGGGTGAGGTCGACGTTCTCGACACGGCGCTTCGCGCTTCTGTACGGCTGGTGACCGACCTGGCGCACAACGCCGGGGACGTCTTTCCGTTTCCTCAGCCCGTCACCGGGAGCACGATCGGGGCATGGGTGGTTTTGGCAGTCGGGCCCGCGGCGGCACGGGCAACCTCGCGGGCGCGGGAAACGTCAATCCAGCCATGACGCGCAGCGGTTCCGCGGCCGCCTTGTGCACGGTGGTGTGCCTCGTCGTCGTGCTTGCGGGGTGCGGCGGTGGCGGCGCGCCGCCAGCCGGCCCGGCGGCGGGCCCGACGACCAGTGTCACGACGGACGCGCCGGCGCCGAGCGTCACCGGCCTCCCCGGCACGACGGTCTCGCCGGTCTCCTCGGCACCCAGCGCCTCCGCGAGCCATCCGCCGCGCGCGACCGGCACGCCGCCCGGGCCGACATCGCGGCCCACCACTGTCGCGCCACCGTCGACGCCGGGCACAGCGCTGTCCGCCGGGGTGGCGGGGAAGGACTGGGAGCGGCTGCCAACGACCCGCAAGATCGTCGCGCTGACGTTCGACGCCGGTGCCAACGCGGACGGCGTCGCCCCGGTCCTCGCGACGCTGCGGCGGGAGAACGTTCCGGCCACGTTCTTCCTGACCGGCCAGTTCGCGAAGAACTTCCCGTCGAAGGTTCAGGACATCGCGGCCGCGGGCGGGCGGATCGGGAACCATTCCGCAACGCATCCGTATTTCACCAAGCTCACCGACTCCGAGATCCGTAGCCAGGTACAGAGTGCCGAAGGCGACATCCGGACGGCCACCGGCCAGGACCCGCGGCCGTTCTTCCGTTTCCCGTACGGGGACCGGAACGTGCATGACATCGCTCTGCTCAACGAGCTTGGCTACGTCCCGGTCCGGTGGACCGTCGATACCGTCGGCTGGAAGGGCACATCTGGCGGAGCCAGTGTGGAGTCCGTCACGACAAGGGTTCTGAACGCGCTGACACCCGGCGAGATCGTGCTCATGCACCTGGGCTCTCACCCGGAGGACCATTCGACGCTCGACGCCGACGCGTTGCCCGGCGTTATCAAGGCGCTGCGTGAGCAGGGCTACGGCTTCGTCACCCTCGACGTCCTTCTCGGGTAACCCGCCGGTCGGCCGCGTCGGGTCATCGACCGCCGACGGAACTGAAGCTGTCACGTTCGCGAGAACATCACCTCCTCGCGGAGGCACAGGGTGCGGTAAGCGCGGTTGCCGAGTTCCACCTCCGCGAAATCGCGATCACTGCCCGCCTGCCAGCGGCGGCCCCGGTGCAGCGGCTTTTGGGCTCCTACGACGACGGTGTATGGGTCGCCGGCATCTACGCCGAGATCGAGGGCTGCCTTCCCAGCCGGCCGTGGCGGCACGGCGAGCTGAGTCGCGTCCTCGGCGCCCTGACCCGGCTGAGCGCCGACCTCACCCCCGCGTCGGTCGCCCCGGCCCCCTGGCTGCGCCGCGCCTTGGTGGGTGGCGGGCGCTGGCACAGAGCGCCGGGGCCCTGGCGCGCCTTGCCGCGGTGACCGGCGAACTGCTGCGGGAGCTCACGCTCGACCCCACCCGCGACTACCAGCCGACCGGTCGGCCCCACGGACCAGCCCGCAAAACCACGAAGCCCTGAACCCAAGATCGTAGGTCCAGGGCTATGCCGATGTCCTGAGACATCACACGGTGCCCCTGGCAGGAATCGAACCTGCGACCTACCGCTTAGGAGGCGGTCGCTCTATCCACTGAGCTACAGAGGCATTGCGCCGCGATAATACAAGGATTTGGCCGGTGACCACACACCAGGTCTGTCACGCATCGCGGCCAGGCGGCACGAACCTGCGCGAGGGCCGCGGGATCTTCGGAGATGCGACCGGCTCAGACGCCGGCGCGCCCAGGTGACGGACGTCCGTCCGCGGGGCCGCGCACGCTCGATGGTCCTGCGGCCTGGCTGAGCGTGCGCGCTGGGTGATCAGCGCCTTTCCGGGGGTCGGGGTTCAGCCGAACTGCTCGGCCATCTCGACGAGTTCCTTGCAGCGGGGGCAGACCGGGTAGCGCTGCGGGTCGCGGACCGGCTCGAACTTGTAGCCGCACAGGGCTGTTACGCGGCCACCCTCGATGGAGGCTCGGACGATCTCCTCGCGGCGCGCGTAGTGGGAGTGGTCATCTCCCTCGTCGGTGCGGGTGTCGGACGTCTCCGGCGCGATCTGCGTGGTGCTCATACCCTTGAGTGTAGGTACCTGCCCGCGTCGCGCCGCCCTGACGGTGTGGGTGCCGTGGTGGCTGCGTGACCGCAGGCGAGATCATGCTCGCGGCCGTCTGGGCTCCTGCCCGGCGGTGCCGCCGTGTTCCTGGAAGCCGGTCCTTGATGTCGTTTTTGTGCGCGCCCCGGGCTGGGCCGAGGTGCGGGCGTGGCGCGCCGGCGACGCTCGTCCTCCAGCAAGGCCCAATCCCCACTTTGGGTACCCGGTCGGGTACCCTCGGTGGGTGGGGAGCGGTTCGGCGTAGTGACGACGGGGCGGCTTCCGGGGCGGCTTGGCCATACCACAATCCGACACCAGGACGCAGAGGAATGTGGCTCCTCCCGAGGGGCGTTGCAGCGTACTCTGGTTGCGGACGAAGGAGACCGGTGACTGGACTGATTGACAGTACCGAGATGTACCTCCGGACCCTGTACGAGCTACGG
Protein-coding sequences here:
- a CDS encoding polysaccharide deacetylase family protein, translated to MGGFGSRARGGTGNLAGAGNVNPAMTRSGSAAALCTVVCLVVVLAGCGGGGAPPAGPAAGPTTSVTTDAPAPSVTGLPGTTVSPVSSAPSASASHPPRATGTPPGPTSRPTTVAPPSTPGTALSAGVAGKDWERLPTTRKIVALTFDAGANADGVAPVLATLRRENVPATFFLTGQFAKNFPSKVQDIAAAGGRIGNHSATHPYFTKLTDSEIRSQVQSAEGDIRTATGQDPRPFFRFPYGDRNVHDIALLNELGYVPVRWTVDTVGWKGTSGGASVESVTTRVLNALTPGEIVLMHLGSHPEDHSTLDADALPGVIKALREQGYGFVTLDVLLG
- a CDS encoding DUF3039 domain-containing protein → MSTTQIAPETSDTRTDEGDDHSHYARREEIVRASIEGGRVTALCGYKFEPVRDPQRYPVCPRCKELVEMAEQFG